In Bacteroidales bacterium, the sequence TCCTTTCTTCGATATAAATTTTATCGTTTATTTTTTAATCAATTATGTTGGCCAAATGATGGTGAAATCTATGGTAAGCAAATCCCTTGCAGATGATGGGAGCCTTTCTCATAGGCCTTTTTCCGGGATGGGTATATTGGTAAAACCGGCAGTTTAGCGGGAGACCATTGGTGTTGCTGCTTTGCCTGATTGGCCTAAGATCCGGACTTTATTCCTTGATGAAGGTAAGAGCTCGAACCCCAGAGCTCCTATTGCTACCCTTTATTCATAATATTCCAGGGCTTTAGGCATGTGCTCTTCCATATTTTTTATCCGGTTATCCGGATGGGGGTGGGTAGACAGGAACTCCGGGGGGCCTGTGCCTGCCTCAGATTTCATTCTTTTCCAGAACGCAGGGGCTTCTCTCGGGTCATAGTTGGCCATGGCCATAAAATACAACCCCAGTTCATCGGCTTCACTTTCATGAGTCCTGCTGTAGGGTAGAAGATAGCCAACCTGGGCTCCCAGCCCAAATGCCGTGAGGGCCAGATTTCTCGTTTTTTCTTCTTCTTTTTCAAGGGCCTCGGTCAGTACCATACCGCCTAATTGCACGGATAGTTGCTGAGACATGCGCTCATTGCCATGGCGGGCAACGGCATGGGCTATTTCATGGGCCATTACAACGGCTACTCCGTTGTCATCCTGGCATATGGGCATAATGCCCTCATAAAAAGCAATTTTTCCTCCGGGCATGCACCAGGCATTCATAGCCTCTGATGAGAGCACATTAAATTCCCATTTGTAGCCTTTTAATTGCTCTTCCAAACCTTCCTTCCTGAAATATTCTTCTACTGCCGAGGATACCCGATCCCCCACCCTTCTTACCTGATTGATATATTGCTGATTGTCTGACAACTCGTTTTCTTTGAGTACCTGGGCATAACTGTCATTGGCCAGGGAGATCATTTGAGAGGCAGGTATAACAGTGAACTGTTTTCTTCCTGAGAGAGGTACCGTTCCACAGGAGATAAGAAACAATATTAAAGCCAGGTTGATGAATTTAAGTTTTTGCATCGTGTGTTGGTTTTTTGTTGTAAAGGTCCATCATCAGATCCATGAGTGATCGTTAAGTCAGGTATTTATATCCGTTGCCGAACTGTTTCTCCATTTCCGCCAGATCCATTCTCTATAGGTA encodes:
- a CDS encoding M48 family metallopeptidase, with amino-acid sequence MQKLKFINLALILFLISCGTVPLSGRKQFTVIPASQMISLANDSYAQVLKENELSDNQQYINQVRRVGDRVSSAVEEYFRKEGLEEQLKGYKWEFNVLSSEAMNAWCMPGGKIAFYEGIMPICQDDNGVAVVMAHEIAHAVARHGNERMSQQLSVQLGGMVLTEALEKEEEKTRNLALTAFGLGAQVGYLLPYSRTHESEADELGLYFMAMANYDPREAPAFWKRMKSEAGTGPPEFLSTHPHPDNRIKNMEEHMPKALEYYE